From one Mesoplodon densirostris isolate mMesDen1 chromosome 19, mMesDen1 primary haplotype, whole genome shotgun sequence genomic stretch:
- the HSD17B14 gene encoding 17-beta-hydroxysteroid dehydrogenase 14 yields MATGTRYAGKVVVVTGGGRGIGAGIVRAFVESGAQVVICDKDESGGRALGRELPGTVFLLCDVTQGEDVRTLISETIHRFGRLDCVVNSAGYHPPPQWPEETSAQGFRQLLELNLLGTYTVTKLALPHLRKSQGNVINISSLVGAIGQSQAVPYVATKGAVTAMTKALALDESQCGVRANCISPGNIWTPLWEELAASTPDPTVTIREGTRAQPLGRMGQPAEVGAAAVFLASEASFCTGIELLVTGGAELGYGCKAGRGDPVEAPTIPS; encoded by the exons ATGGCAACGGGAACGCGCTATGCTGGGAAGGTGGTCGTCGTGACCGGGGGCGGGCGCGGCATCGGAGCCGGGATCGTTCGAGCCTTCG TGGAAAGCGGTGCCCAAGTGGTTATCTGTGACAAAGATG AGTCCGGGGGTCGGGCGCTGGGGCGGGAGCTTCCTGGCACTGTCTTTCTGCTCTGTGATGTGACTCAGGGGGAAGATGTGAGG ACCCTCATTTCTGAGACCATCCACCGTTTCGGCCGCCTGGATTGTGTAGTCAACAGCGCTGGCTACC ATCCACCTCCGCAGTGGCCCGAGGAGACCTCTGCCCAGGGCTTCCGGCAGCTGTTGGAGCTGAACCTGCTGGGGACGTACACCGTGACCAAG CTCGCCCTCCCTCACCTGCGCAAGAGCCAGGGGAATGTCATCAACATCTCCAGCCTGGTCGGGGCAATTGGCCAGTCCCAGGCGGTTCCCTATGTGGCCACCAAG GGGGCAGTAACAGCCATGACCAAAGCCTTGGCCCTGGATGAGAGTCAATGTGGTGTCCGTGCCAACTG CATCTCCCCAGGAAACATCTGGACCCCACTGTGGGAAGAGCTGGCAGCCTCAACGCCTGACCCCACAGTCACAATCCGAGAGGGCACGCGGGCCCAG cccctgggccgTATGGGCCAGCCAGCGGAGGTGGGGGCTGCCGCTGTGTTCCTGGCCTCCGAAGCCAGCTTCTGCACTGGGATTGAGCTGTTAGTGACTGGGGGTGCGGAGCTGGGGTATGGGTGCAAGGCAGGTCGGGGCGACCCCGTGGAGGCCCCCACCATCCCTTCGTGA